A segment of the Anopheles cruzii chromosome 2, idAnoCruzAS_RS32_06, whole genome shotgun sequence genome:
GGCTTGAATTCCCGCTCAATCGAGTACCGTTCTTGCTAGAGTATCAGGCGCTCAACCGCATCAGCTGCATCGACACCTCCAATGTTCTGTTTCCGCAGGCAGGAAACACCGCAAACGAAACGTTGACAGAGCCCATTGAACAGTACGTCGGCCATCGGCTGGTTGAAGGGGATGTTGAAATAATCTTCCACAAATTTTCATTTCTAGGTTTACATGGTTCGACAGGCGGATCGGAACGAACAAGCTACAGCAGTGCGCAATCAGAAACATTGTCAACCGAACGGCCTACCCCGCACCGTACATTATCTTCGGTCCGCCGGGGACCGGCAAAACGTGCACCATTGTGGAGGCCGTGCTACAGATTTACAAAACGAGACCAAAGTCCCGAATACTGGTAACGGCCACGTCCAACTATGCGTGCAACGAGCTGACGAAGAGGCTACTGAAGTATGTACCGGTAGCCGACATCTTTCGCTACTTTTCTGCGGCCAAAGAGCGCGACATCAACCAGATCGACGCTGACGCACTGTACATATCGAACCTGCACACCGGCAAGTTTGAGTTCCCGTGTATGAACGATTTTCTCCAAACGCGTATCCTCGTGGCCACGGTCATAACCAGTGGGCGCCTGCTGTCGCTAGGGGTTTGTACGAACATTTACGACTACATTTTCATCGACGAATGTGGCAGCTCGAAGGAACTGTCCGCATTGGTTCCGATCGGCTGCGTGGGCGTGGATCAAAAGGCCCGACGGATGCACGCCAGCGTGGTGCTGGCGGGTGACCCCCAACAACTTGGCCCAGTTACGCACTGCCAGCTGTTAAGAGATACCGTGCACAACGAGTCACTGCTGGACCGGTTGATGAGATTGCCGTTTTACGGTCGAAATGGTCAGCACGCGTACAATACCAAGGTTGTGACAAAACTGTTGGACAACTACCGTTCGCATCCGGCGCTTTTCCAGTTTTCCAACGAACAGTTCTATGAGGGGGAACTGCGAGCGAAAGCACCCCCTGCCAGCACCCACTGGGCCATCGGGTGGGACAGGTTACCGAATCCCGAGTTTCCAATGATGTTCCATTCGGTCACAGGAAACATGATCCAGGATCAGTTTACCCTTAGCTACATGAACAAGGAGGAAGCGTTTCTCGTCCTTCAGTACGCCCAGCTGCTGATGAGTGGCAGTGTCGGTGGCAAGATACTCTCCCAAAGCGATATCGGGATATTGACACCTTACTCCAGACAGGTACGATGCGCTGCGCGATGAGCTGCCAGAACTGCTCAATTGATTGTCCATTACTTTTCGCCGCAGGTTGCCTACATTAAGAACGGGCTCGTGTTGCTCGGCCTGGAGGACATCGAGGTTGGATCGGCGGAGCAGTATCAAGGCAGAGAGAAAGCGGTCATGATCGTATCGACGGTCCGATCCCAACGAAGCACGGTTGGCTTTTTGGCAGACCCGCGCCGTTTAAACGTGACAATGACACGGGCGAAAGCTCTGATGATAATTATTGGTAACGAGGACAATCTGTCGCATGATGCTACCTGGAAGAAACTTCTATCGTTTATTATTTCGAATAAGGGTTTGCTAAGTAAGCAACGGCAGTTCAATTTCCCGTACAAGAAAAGCAAAGACAAGAAGACACAAAGAGCTCAAGTACAAAAGTTTATTTAGTTTAAGATTGATCGAATTTCCCGCTACGGTGTTCCAACTTCCAAACATGACCACTTCCAGTCGAACGGTAATAATCGTAAAAACTTACGACGGACGGAATTTGAATTAAATCCGAACCACGACGattgaatcaaaacaatcggCTTAAAAGTGAAGCCACACAGAATTCAAGTACAAAAGTGTAGTTAGTTTAAGATTGCTCGTCACTAGGGTGTTGTAACTGTCGAACATGACATGACTTCCAGTCCAAGAGGAATAATCATAAGAATTTACGACGAACGGAGTATGAATTAAAACCGAATAAATTACCACGACGTTTGAACGAAAACGATTGGCCTAAATGTGTTGTTTAAACGTGGGGAAAATGAAACTATTGCTGTAGGAGCTAGGAGCTATGAGCTGAAGCTAGTTGCAGTTACTGcgcaaaaatattaaattcaaAAGCAAACCTTGCTCGCATTCCGTCCTGGCAGTCGAGCAGTCGAGCTCGAATGTGACTACggtagcgtgtgtgtgtgtgcgtgatgtGTTATTTTCGTGCAGGATTTTAGGGCATTTGTCCGCAATCAtttcatcagcagcagatgcAAAAACAAGTTGCAAAACAAGTGGAAACGTAATTTTCTTGGTGTACCGAACTGCTACAATTGCTGATCCTCCACTGCCCCTTATCGTGGCCGAGGGGCCCAGATTTTACCTTCCGTTCCAGCTTGTTTCGTGACGACGTAGTCGAGCCGaagtgagaaaaaaggaacacgcAGAGATGGCAGCGATAAAAGTAGGCTGGTAATTGGCAACGGGTTCAGCGAAAACCGTCATTCCTCGAGTGTAACAAAAAGGGGTCTCAAGTGTAACAGAAAaggggccaggccaggcagtGTCTTCGTTCGGTTTGTAAATTACGGCGTACAccaccagcgcagcgcacatTCAGTCCGTGGTGTCTTTGTTGTCTACATTTTTACGCCCAAGTAAGAGGAAGTGCGCTGAAGAGCGCAAAATAACCGTGTTTGTGAACATCACAAAGTGTGCGTAGAGAAAGTTCGCTGCTTGCTTTTGCTCGCGAATTGCTTTGTGGACAGCCTCTcgcagtcgccgccgccgtcgcggtGGAGTTCATCATGGAATCGTGTGCCGCCGTCGAGAAGGAGGTGGAAAAGGTGATTAACAAGTTTTCCGCCATCAACGACCATTCGCAGCGTATCATTGGCGATGTGATTGCGTTCATCGAAAAGCTGCGCTCATCGCTCGCGGAAGGTAACGAAGCGCCGCGGCCGGTTGGCTGGTCAGTTGgttggctgtgtgtgcttACATTTGGCGGCCTATTTTTAGGTACCCCGGACGATAAACTCACGCCCGGCCAGGTGGAGGTGCTGAACGACGCGCTGAAGAAGGTGAAAGACAAGCTGCACCGGCTCACGACCGAGCATCGCGATCTGCACGGTACCGTGAGCAAGGTGGGCAAGGCGATCGACCGCAACTTCGTGGCCGACTTCACGGCGACATCGCGCACGGATGTGCTCCAATCGGAGCGCAATCTGGTGCTGCTGAACAAGATCATGGCCCAGCACTTTTACCGCCAGGGCATGGACGATGTGGCCGACGCGCTCATCAAGGAGTCGGGCATCCCGCGCGAGGACATCGTGCCGGAGCCGTACGCGGAGCTCCACCGCATCTGGGAGGCGATCCACAACGGCAACCTGGCGCCCGCCCTCGAGTGGGCCGCCCAGTACTCGGACGAGCTCGATGCCCGGAACAGCGCACTCGAGTTTAAGCTGCACCGTCTCGCGTTCATGCAGATACTGAACGGTGGCGTACAGGCGCAAACCGAAGCCATCGCGTACGCTCGCACCAACTTTGCCAAGTTCGTGCGGCGCTTCGAGAAGGACATCCAGAGCCTGATGGGCACGCTCATCTATCTACCGATCGGTGTGCACAACTCACCATACAAATACCTTACTGCCCCGGAAATGTGGATCGAAACCGCCGACGTGTTCCTCAAGGATGCCTGCCAGCTGCTGAGCATCAACAAAGACTCGCCCCTGTCGGTGATAGTGAACGCCGGATGCACGGCACTGCCGGCCCTGCTCAACCTGAAACAGGTGATGATGTCCCGCCAGGTGACGGGCATTTGGAACGGGCGTGACGAGCTGCCTGTGAgtatctgctgctgctgctgccgccggtgccaaaGCCCCGGGTAATGACCGCGATTGCGTTTGCCGTTGCAGATTGAAATCGATCTCGAACCGGAAAACCGGTTCCACTCCATCTTCGCCTGTCCCATTCTGCGGCAGCAGAGCTCGGAAGACAACCCACCTATGAAGCTACTCTGTGGCCACGTCATATCCCGCGATGCTCTTAACAAACTCAGCAATGGACCGATGTAAGTAGCCACGAAGCCACACTCGTCAGCGCTTCGTTGTTCTTTCCACTCGCGCCTTAGTAGCCTTCGAACCGGTTGTTAACGGGTCAACTGTTTGTAACTATCttttacacaaaaaatcctatctctctctctctccttctcttttggcattttctttctcttcttcgtCCTTGTGCGATGTGCCGTCAACGACCAAACACCGGTGAcaacgacacgacgacgacgacggtactTCCAAACTGGAACCATTCGTCGTCTTCTCCGTAAAACTCTTCTTCTCAAATGTCCCCTCTTTCTATGTACTTTCCACGcgccctcccccgggg
Coding sequences within it:
- the LOC128267405 gene encoding putative helicase MOV-10; this translates as MSLRQNGSNRARSLQTLNGEARTEVVVQTRCLHKWNDTMVRLPHSLKEVKVTQPVFNLTGGYNIESSILTMCVQNLCQQVLILRTIYLYYDRTKCIKLFDGIIRMVPGLEYEGDQKIYRAAASTGTGEYTVVCLAEISPTKIRLRETSSIHILKPRIPRGDPLVPKKTSFFPSDDVKEVYRNHLLANNHYSRPAKLWFEKFERYRTQGLLPKNYVEYLRMLDQIEEIDDETELARYTVPKARLDQSDFPTRYWLSVTQFSVPPVRLSVGDHVKALNFALDKRGITTVDTVRGIIWECSTSMTIETERALDIGRRVRLEFPLNRVPFLLEYQALNRISCIDTSNVLFPQAGNTANETLTEPIEQFTWFDRRIGTNKLQQCAIRNIVNRTAYPAPYIIFGPPGTGKTCTIVEAVLQIYKTRPKSRILVTATSNYACNELTKRLLKYVPVADIFRYFSAAKERDINQIDADALYISNLHTGKFEFPCMNDFLQTRILVATVITSGRLLSLGVCTNIYDYIFIDECGSSKELSALVPIGCVGVDQKARRMHASVVLAGDPQQLGPVTHCQLLRDTVHNESLLDRLMRLPFYGRNGQHAYNTKVVTKLLDNYRSHPALFQFSNEQFYEGELRAKAPPASTHWAIGWDRLPNPEFPMMFHSVTGNMIQDQFTLSYMNKEEAFLVLQYAQLLMSGSVGGKILSQSDIGILTPYSRQVAYIKNGLVLLGLEDIEVGSAEQYQGREKAVMIVSTVRSQRSTVGFLADPRRLNVTMTRAKALMIIIGNEDNLSHDATWKKLLSFIISNKGLLSKQRQFNFPYKKSKDKKTQRAQVQKFI
- the LOC128269468 gene encoding E3 ubiquitin-protein ligase RMND5A isoform X1 — translated: MESCAAVEKEVEKVINKFSAINDHSQRIIGDVIAFIEKLRSSLAEGNEAPRPVGWSVGWLCVLTFGGLFLGTPDDKLTPGQVEVLNDALKKVKDKLHRLTTEHRDLHGTVSKVGKAIDRNFVADFTATSRTDVLQSERNLVLLNKIMAQHFYRQGMDDVADALIKESGIPREDIVPEPYAELHRIWEAIHNGNLAPALEWAAQYSDELDARNSALEFKLHRLAFMQILNGGVQAQTEAIAYARTNFAKFVRRFEKDIQSLMGTLIYLPIGVHNSPYKYLTAPEMWIETADVFLKDACQLLSINKDSPLSVIVNAGCTALPALLNLKQVMMSRQVTGIWNGRDELPIEIDLEPENRFHSIFACPILRQQSSEDNPPMKLLCGHVISRDALNKLSNGPILKCPYCPMEQSPSDAKLIYF
- the LOC128269468 gene encoding E3 ubiquitin-protein ligase RMND5A isoform X2, whose amino-acid sequence is MESCAAVEKEVEKVINKFSAINDHSQRIIGDVIAFIEKLRSSLAEGTPDDKLTPGQVEVLNDALKKVKDKLHRLTTEHRDLHGTVSKVGKAIDRNFVADFTATSRTDVLQSERNLVLLNKIMAQHFYRQGMDDVADALIKESGIPREDIVPEPYAELHRIWEAIHNGNLAPALEWAAQYSDELDARNSALEFKLHRLAFMQILNGGVQAQTEAIAYARTNFAKFVRRFEKDIQSLMGTLIYLPIGVHNSPYKYLTAPEMWIETADVFLKDACQLLSINKDSPLSVIVNAGCTALPALLNLKQVMMSRQVTGIWNGRDELPIEIDLEPENRFHSIFACPILRQQSSEDNPPMKLLCGHVISRDALNKLSNGPIMNNTFRLKCPYCPMEQSPSDAKLIYF